The sequence CATGTGGAGACAACATACCCCTTCTTTTCCAGTAATCTCTCCCTGCAGTAATTACTGTTAATGACCCTGGTGAGAATTTTGATTTTTCTTGATTGTAGTTTTTGGATGATTACTGGTGCCCATTTGGCATAGAAGCTTGTGGAGGAACTGGCATTCATGTTCATGTGGTTTTTCATTGGTCACATCTGTTATTCTTGTGAATGTACTGTTTACTGATTCTTATTTTCTGGTCCGTTAATTTGCAGGACCCCCCTCCCTCTTTCTTTGAACATATAGTAAATGAGTCTCAGTATAGATTGTTCAACCACGAGTAGTCCAAGGTGTCTAACCATTGACAATACACCATTGGTAATTGATTTTATCCGTAACCACattgaataacaaaaatatttcttaattatgaACTAATTCCTGTAGATTTTTGATAACTTGAAACTAGATGTTTTATCCCTGAACTACAGTGAAGAAATTTGGCTAGATTAAGTAATAAAGTTCCCCATAAATGAGAAACTAACTTTAAACTTGctgtaggtaaattaaagttacTGGTATTTCTTCCTGAAATTACTTTGAAGTGCTCTTAGTTTATTTTATGTTCGATATAGTGTTTACTCAAAAGTATTCTTACTTTGCTCATACTAGATAATGTTTTGGGTGATTTATTTAACTGAATTGATAACTAAAATGCTCTTAGGTTTTTCATGCAAATATGCTCTTCAGAGGTTTTATTTGCAAGTCTCCATAGTCAAAGGTTCTGGGTTAAGCTTTTTCATTAGCTTATTCTGGTTAAAGCTCTTTGAAAATAAATGTGGAAGAAATTAAAGTGTATCTTCCAAGTTGTATCGTCTGGGACGATAGTTATTTATATACTTATCAATTGTTTATTATCTAAAATGTTGTAAATTGTTATAAAATGttgtattttgattgtaaaatgtttagtatggtcaagactaaaatatttgtaatttaagggACTGCATTTCTGTGGATTTCTTGTGTTGCGTTGCCGAGTCTGGGTAGCGGAGTTCAGATGAGACGAGTGTATTCAAGACAGTTGTCCTTTTACAAACAGTTGCCGCCTGAGACACACCCACTCTCCGGAAGGGTTATTGCTTCCTTGTGTTTAGAGGAAATGGGGACGGATTATTGGTGTCCAGTGAAAGGCTTGGAGAGAAAATGTGTTAGTACTTAACTTTATtagaatatattaaataattgtttcCAGTGTGGTGTTATTCTTAGAGTAATTGCGTGGTAATGCTTGGTAGTAACTACCTAGTTTACTACCTTTCTTGTTTCAGTTCAATATGTTTGTGAGTTTATAATGCCAAGTTAACTTTGTAATTATTAGTAATGGATAATTGTTCTATTTATGTTCACGTAATTTACTGCTATATTTGATTAATGTTTTTCATTGCTATTTATGTTTATGCTTCAAGTTCATTCGAATTACTTAATTATCTCGTTACAGTTTGTACTTTCCAAGaaaagttttgtgatttttagttttttcacttaatatttatttaggattttttttagtattttgaattacttatgtttcaggttgaaatgcattaaaaaaaaaagcattgcaaCATCTTTCGTGACTTTCACTGCACATCCAACATTTCAACACATTTGGCACTCTGTTATTACGGAGGAAGAACTGCAGCAAGCTAAAAAGGACCGAGCACAGGCCAAGAGGACCTTCATATTCGAGGACACTGTTGGACAAGCTAGTGCTTCAACAGCGCTGACTGAGGTTTATGAAGAAGTCTGTAAAGCTTTTGATAAGGTTGAAGTTTGTCATGAGAGGTATGTCTCCATCTTCATTAAGGTTGGTGCCAAAGAGGAACGTTTAATTAAGTGTGACGAATATATTGATAGTTTGGAAAGAAGGAAAGTCCAGATtgtctaaatacaaaaaaaaatattcatgtggtACAGGACTCTAGTGTTAGAAGGGTCAAGGTGAAGGCTTTGCAACCGCCTCAGTTTAGTGGAGACATTAGAGATTTTCCGAATTTTAGAGAAGATTATAAAAGATTAATGGTACATAGTTTTGGAAAGGATCCCTATGCACTGAGGTCATGTTTAAGTGGTGAAGCATTAAATACTGTCAGAGGTATTGAAAATGACTATGATGAAATGCTCAGTAGGTTAGATTTAAGGTATGGGGATAACCGCAAATTAGTTGATGCAGTACTTTCAGACTTGAAATCGATCAAGCCtgttaatgatggtgataatagagCGTTTGTCAAAATGGTAGAGAGAGTTGAGAGGTGTTGGTTAGACTTACAGAAGATGGACCTTGAAGGGGAAATGAATACCGCTAACACAGTAAGCTACATAGAAAAGTTACTCCCTATTACACAAAAACGTGAGTGGGTACAAATAGCAGAAGAACATAGAAACTCCACTGAATTGTTTAAACATCTTATGGCGTTtctgcttaaagaaaaaaaaagggtactGGAATATGAGTTCAGATATCAGGACATGTTCGAGTTCTAGGATTTGTCATATATCAGGTCAAGTTAATGAAGAAGATATGATAGCATCCATTAAGGGTAttccagaaaaacataatgaattaCTCAAACGTGTAGATCAGCTAACTCAAATAGTCACTAATTTGTGTAAGGATAATGATACTTTGCAAACTGGGAAGTGCTTATTACACGAAAAAGGCACTCATAACACGGGGAGCTGTTCAGTATTTGTCAATCTAGGTAATTTTGAGAAGTTTGAAACTGTAAGGAAAAGGCAAGCATGTTTCAATTGTCTGAAAGCtggtcatatatcaaatttttgcTGTCTCAAGAATACTTGTAATGTAATAACTGAAGGTCAAAGATATGGAAAATATCATCATCCATTACTTCATGGAGCATTTTCAGAGGGTCTGATGTACAGTACTACTCTTTCCGTCAAATCCAAATATTTAGTAAGAGACAAAGCACTGTTAATGATTAGTAAATTATACAGCAATGGCACACCTTTAAATACGTTGTGGGACCCTGGAAGTGATATAACACTAATATCATTTGCTACTGCTTATAAATTAGGTTTGAAGGGTAGAGACATTGAATTAACTATCACTAAGGTAGGAAGAAAGGTAGAACTTACAAAAGTGAAGAATATGTAATCAAAGTGACTGATCTTGAAGGTAAACACTGGTATATCACGGCTAACGGCATAGAAGAGACAACATCTGAAGCGTGTAAGGTAGACCTGACAAATATCGTTCTTTTGTTTGATATCCGTCTTTTTGATGTGGAACGTCCATTTGGTGAAAGAGTTGTTAGTAGGATCCAATTGGTGTACACTTATGCCACAAGTCAAACAGTCTGTTGGGAATTTACAATTGATGCAAAACATGTTCGGATATTGCATAAGAGGATCCCATCCATCGATTAAGTTTGAATCTTCGAACAATAGTTTCAATGTCAAAGTTAATCAAGTTTCTAGTGTGGTTAAAGTAGAGgaaattaatgttaacaataatgaaTTTTTAAGGATGGATTTAGATAAATTTTTCAACATTGAAAGCTTGGGCACATACTGTATACCGAAATGTGGAGCATGCAAATGTGGAGCATGTACATTAGGTGATAAAAGTTATACAATTAGAGAAGAAAAGGAGTTAGACATGATTTCAAAGGGCTTAGAATATAACTGTGAGGAAAAATATTGGACTGTTAAATATCCCTGGATTAGGAACCCTAATGAATTGCCTAACAATGTGGCGGTGGCTATTGCAAGAATGAGATCAACAGAGAAGCGATTAACTAAGATAGGTTATAAATATACACAACTGTATAATGATCAAATAAGACATGTTGAGTAGAGGCGTTGCAAGAAAATTATCTTGGAAGGAAATGAGTGAATTTGATGGTCCTATACACTATATTCACCATCATGAAGTATTAAAAGAAAGTTCAACCTCAACCCCAGTCAGAATAGTGTTCAATTCTTCAGCAGATTACAAGGGCCACAGACTTAATGATTATTGGGCAAAAGGACCAGATTTATTGAATGACCAAGTGGGAATTTTATTAAGATTCCGTCAGAACAATGTTGCAGTCATAGGGGATATATCCAAAATGTATAATGCAGTAAGATTGAAAGAATTAGAGCAGCACACCCACAGATTCGTATGGCGAGATGCAGATTATAGTAGACCCCCGAACCACCATGTACTTACAGCTGTGGGTTTTGGAGACCGACCCAGCTGTGTCATTGCTATAACAGCTCTTAAGAAAACTGCTTCAATTAAGGAGAATGAATTTCCGGAGATCAACAACATTATCGATAGGAATACATATGTAGATGATGATATTTTTAGTTGTGAAGATGTAAATAAAGCTAAAAAGCTTATGGGTAATATGAATTTGGTGCTAAATGAGGGTGGTTTCATAATCAAACATTGGATTATGTCTAACAATGAAACTTTAGACAAGGAATTAAAATTGTTATATGCTGGTGAGGAAAAGGTTCTTGGTTTACACTGGATTCCTAGAAAAGATATAGTCTTCTTCAAGATTAAGGTGGACTTGAATAGATCCAAGAAAAGAATTTTCAAAATTGGAATAGACAAATACATCCAATCGGATAATACCTAAAGACTTAACAAAGAGAATGGTACTTAGTCAAGTATCTATGATTTATGACCCTTTAGGACTTATCATCCCCTTCACTTTGAATGCAAAAGTCTTAATGAGAGAGCTAATCACAATTAGTCGCTCGCAAGGCAATAGATGTGACTGGGACGATCCCATGTCTGACGAAATGAGAGAGAAGTGGagtaaattttttattgatatgcGAGAGTTGGAGTTTTTGTCATATGCTATATATCAAGCTTTTACTAAACCCGCTGCCTTGACCATTGTTTTTGTATCGCCACCAATCAAAACAAACTCATTTACTTGTGTTGAGGTTAGCATTTGCAATAAATATAACATATGATGGTATTACTAATGTTTTCTTTTACTCACATCAATTATGGAACCACCAGGGAAAAGAATAAAGTAAGGTTACTTTTAAATTGAGTTGTACAATCAGCCAAAGAATCAAACAATTGTGCTGCCCCTGGAACGTTTGATGTGACAGAAAATGTTGAGATTGGAGTGAGGATAATTTAAATGATGcttttttaatgaaaaatctaaagttaaattttattttgttattaatgctaccattgaaattatttaaatgttaGAGAAAGAAAATTAAGGTTGCTGGGAATGCAACCATAACTCAATGTTTACATTTTATCAGCTGGGCTCTCAGGTAAGAGTTGATTTCGTTGTGAAGGAGTATTCCTTCAAATAGGCTATTATCGTGAACTTGTACCTATAATGTCAAAGGTGAATATGGTTAGGTTGCCTTTATCAAAAATTGGACCAAGGCCTAGTATAGCCTACCAGTAAACATAACTTGGAAttgatagtgtgatttttatcggTGGTTTAAGACGACGACTATTTTCAGGGGGTGAATGTTTAATCtttgatttgtttgtttatattatagTGTTGTCTCCTTAAATGATAAAATGTAAACAGTGATTTACACAATTGTTACAGTTGGTCCTGTTTGTGAAAAATTGGCTGATTTCTCTATATTGGAATATTTGTGGGTCACTGTATTAAAAAATTGCGAGTAATTTGATGTTGCAGACTTGGGTCCACTTGTCAGGGTGGTGGCATCAGTAGATGTAAGTGAACTGTAGGCCCACTTGAACCTTACAGACCTTTGTCAGCTTGTTGCACTTCTTGGTCACGTAACAATTTGCCGTAAATCTTAAGGCTGGGCATTAATGGAaatttcttttgcagagtgaagaGAGTTTAATCATTGACATTTGGGATGCTTATGAAATTTCTTTGAATTAAACACCAAAAGGTACTAGGAACAATAGATGCTATTAATGGGGTTTAGTACCTAAATGAACATCGTAAAAATGGGCATATCAAAGGATGCTATAGTGGCTCGTGGTAAGCATACTTTATTGCATTGGTAATTAATCTGTGATCTAGCATTTGATAAAGGCCAAACATTATGGTATCTTAATTTGATTGCCTAGACTTTAATCTATCTTGACTTTaagttttagattttttctttattatgaacAGCTTGCTTGCAAATTTTCAGACAAACCCATTGAATATGAAAACCTTTTTTCCACCTAGTTTTGACATGTAATTGTTCCTACACGTAATACAAACCCGTGACTTTTAATAGAATTATAGCATTAGCTAAGCTGAAATGGTAGGTTGACATTTTACTGGGTAAGCAACAATGATTGGCAGGTGGCAGGCGAGTCCTGCCCACCCTAAAGAGGCCGTAGTAGGCGAGTACAAACTTATACCGCTGTTCCCAGTTCGCTGTTTGTTTGGAATACTTGTCACTGTCCTTTTACAGcattttattggcagctttggtcgttcaccagccaagatgccacaaccccgcagacgcctttccgattacagtattttattggcagctttggtcgttcaccagccaagatgccacaaccccgcagacACCTTTCcgattacagtattttattggcagctttggtcgttcaccagccaggatgccacaaccccgcagacgcctttccaattacagtattttattggcagctttggtcgttcaccagccaggatgccacaaccccgcagacgcctttccaattacaatacagtattttattggcagctttggtcgttcaccagccaggatgccacaaccccgcagacgcctttccaattacaatacagtattttattggcagctttggtcgttcaccagccaggatgccacaaccccgcagacgcctttccaattacaatacagtattttattggcagctttggtcgttcaccagccaggatgccacaaccccgcagacgcctttccaattacaatacagtattttattggcagctttggtcgttcaccagccaggatgccacaaccccgcagacgcctttccaattacagtattttattggcagctttggtcgttcaccagccaggatgccacaaccccgcagacgcctttccaattacaatacagtattttattggcagctttggtcgttcaccagccaggatgccacaaccccgcagacgcctttccaattacaatacagtattttattggcagctttggtcgttcaccagccaggatgccacaaccccgcagacgcctttccaattacagtattttattggcaactttggtcgttcaccagccaagatgccacaaccccgcagacgcctttccaattacagtattttattggcagctttggtcgttcaccagccaagatgccacaaccccgcagaagcctttccaattacagtattttattggcagctttggtcgttcaccagccaggatgcctcaaccccgcagacgcctttccaattacagtattttattggcagctttggtcgttcaccagccaggaTGCCACGACCCTgcagacgcctttccaattacagtattttattggcagctttggtcgttcaccagccaagATGCCACGACCCCGCAGCcgcctttccaattacagtattttattggcagctttggtcgttcaccaaccaagatgccacaaccccgcagacgcctttccaattacagtattttattggcagctttggttGACATGATTTgtttaaatctttatttattttagcATAAAATATAGCTTACAGTAGACATGTTAACGTGGAATAGATTTGGTACCTGCactatttgatatttttaatttctaatttgcATATGCTTAAGGTAAATGTTAATCAGCAAATGTACTTTTGCTTGAATTAACAGTTGCAAGAAATTACTGTTTAATGTATTGCATTGTACATAGTATACTATATGACATTGTACATACtgagggggtgtgtgtgtgtgtttttttttttttttttttttttcaggcttagTTTGGAAGAGGAGGCCCCAGAAAACATCCATTGCCAAAGAGGGATGCCATATTCAGTGTGTTAAGGCAGCAAAGGACGGGAAGGTTAACAGTAAGTTTTTTCCCGATTCTCTAATTTACGTGTGAAATTTAGACTTTTTATATTTTACAGAAATTTTTGGTCTTTTgttaggaaaattaaatggtacaagaaTTTATTACATGTTGGAATGAAGGTCGCTGCCTTCGAAGGAGAATAAAGGGGTTGCCCAATACACATTCGTAAGGCAACTTTAAATTAAGTACCTTTACCTTGTGGCAATATTGTACTACTACAGTGAGAGATGAGAGCTTGTGTTGCCTAAGTAAAGACAAATGTTTGACTAATTTCTTTTATCTGGTCCTGTACTTTGCCTCCATAAAATGCAGATGCAGGCCCTCTCCTGGCCCCTCTTACTTTGAACATAATTGTAATTGTCTTTACAATACATATTGATCCATCTGTTTATTAGGCTGATGTTTGTTGCTATCATAATGCCAAGTGTTGAGTGAGGCTGAGGTCAGCAATAAGTTATTGTCCCTAAGATAATAAGTTGCTATTTTAATGAAAATGTTGTGGCCAATACCAgagataattctttttttatattgtagtTACTGTTGCAGTTACAGCATTATTCAGTATTTTCCtaaaaggttttttcttttttcatgttacTTGCAATTAATTTCAGGATAAAAtaccattacatacatacatataccaaggcacttcccccaaaattggggctagtgccttggtatatgtatgtatgtactggtaTTTTATCCTGAAATTGATTGCAAGTACTCCTTGcatattttttacaaaattttacTCGCCTGAAGTATTTTTGTTCATTTCAGAAAATTTAAGGGTTTTTAATGTGATTAATCCAGCAGACTTGTAGTGACTTTATTCCTGAAATTACTCATCTAAAAGGTTTCATTTTAtgctaaaaacggattttgagcaaagtgaagaatctatttttgtgaggtagccatgtcgtcctgatggaaattcctttaaactagcttcctaggttatatttgattagtgatatatcccagagaattttacttaaggtatccagaattctaactcctagcacgaATATACCTGGCATTCACCTTtagagatatcgcataatatcagaggacgtattctcaacacaccacatagctatctacacccctaatagcgttttcatcGTAGATTTGTTGAATTTGCAAGACTGTTAGTATGAGATTAATAATTTAGATTAGCTTGCAATGAATACTGTAGTTGttttaaaattatggaaaaaatagtgTATCAACTTAAAAGACAAGCGTTAGAGCTATGGGACTACCATCTTTTATTTGTTAGACACAAGGCCTTTTATATGAATTGTATATTTCTTGAATGTTTTTGATTTGGAATTTTGTGTTTAGGGGTCTCCTGATACGAAAAGTTAGCTATGATATGCACTCATTTCAGTGGAAGAGAATTTTGTGGGTTCCTGTATGTGAAATATGTTGGTAATGCCATCTGTGCACCTACATTGAATGTAGATAGTATATCAGAGAGACTGCAGTCCATTCAGTCACCTTGTTGCACTTTGTCTAATACTTTCATGTCACTGAATCCAATCTTTTATCTTGTTTTCagtcctataatttatatataccctggataggtgtggtggatCATATGTGACCCAAGGTTAGAGAATAAAAATgctttttttgcattaatttttcatccgtattggttgtgatatcgacctgcgagacctcagttcagtgtgcgcagcagtcgggtgaggacttgtttcatcccagctcttttccttgtgctatttctgagctACCCTCAGGTCAAACTCtatccatcaatacctaattaaggcaAGTTGtgtaatatgaaatttttatataattatcgaatgtgtagtagtgttTAGGCATGTctaaaaaaagaattgtttagagTGTCTTTTACaccctatgtttttataaaatagctttttttctcctttttttgtaaGTTTGCACTTTTacgataacttaattatgatcacaTTATCCTATAAACTTCATtcagctaccataatatttttctgcaaatcctcgaacaattatataagtaaatgactcgctgatatgtACGTATCTTAATCCagttcaggtagcagatttgaccttccaatgtggtgtggttggcagccattttgtgagcatatccgccacaagctggcatagctctattcttttttttttaatacaacttTTGATATTTTCACGCATGAATACCCTGCTCAGCAATAAATATAAGGATTTGCCTTGAAAAATTTCATGATGTAActcggcaaaagaaaaaaaaaattgccccttTATAGAACATAAAGGGCagattatttcacatatttttgttgcaagataataatacaatatcttgTTAAAGAAATTTCAGCCCAAAACTGTCATTTACCTATGCCAAAagtgttgaaaagaggatagattttctTTAGCCAagaaacatactttttttttctcatttcaggaaactttCCCTTTTggttccttccccccctccccccctacctTTTGGATCTcggcaaatggtgctcaattatcatagATTAAGTGCTCAGAATAGTTTATTTctgtatttagattttaggtgaattgtTTTTGTAAAGTAAacttttttatacttatatttttaatttatgaatatttattttggatttagctttcatttacttttttttaatagaatattctttgaatttttttaatagtaaaaggttGTGAACTATTGTAAATGAATTTACTGTTGGTCAGAATGAAGTGCGcttcattttttttccatattccgaGTACGTCTTTTTCAGGAAAGAGAAATAATGGGTTGGCCAAT comes from Palaemon carinicauda isolate YSFRI2023 chromosome 3, ASM3689809v2, whole genome shotgun sequence and encodes:
- the LOC137638845 gene encoding uncharacterized protein, whose amino-acid sequence is MLSRGVARKLSWKEMSEFDGPIHYIHHHEVLKESSTSTPVRIVFNSSADYKGHRLNDYWAKGPDLLNDQVGILLRFRQNNVAVIGDISKMYNAVRLKELEQHTHRFVWRDADYSRPPNHHVLTAVGFGDRPSCVIAITALKKTASIKENEFPEINNIIDRNTYVDDDIFSCEDVNKAKKLMGNMNLVLNEGGFIIKHWIMSNNETLDKELKLLYAGEEKVLGLHWIPRKDIVFFKIKVDLNRSKKRIFKIGIDKYIQSDNT